The Polymorphobacter megasporae genome window below encodes:
- a CDS encoding alkaline phosphatase family protein, with amino-acid sequence MTARAILGGAGVAATTAAYAAPLLLISIDGLRPGDVLQADARGLHVPNLRRFVDHGAYAAGVVGVLPTLTYPSHTTLITGVAPLRHGIVNNLTFDPTNINQVGWYWYSSDIRVPTLWDAAHAAGRVTANVHWPVSVGAAIDYNLPQIWRTGHADDRKLMRVVATPGLVVDLERRLGPYTQGIDESVEGDVDRTRFALALLGEHHPGFMTVYLTGLDHIQHLFGPDTPQAHAALERIDGLVGELMAAAPGADVAVVSDHGFTAIDTDINLFGAFIRAGLITLDGTKVKSWEAVPWFAGGSAAIVMARRDDPVLRAKVAGLLADLRANPATHIAAVLDHAELVRRGAGDAADWMVEFAPGTEMGRDPAAALVAPSTLKGMHGYDPMVPAMRSTFLLMGPDVKLRGDLGVIDMRQIAPTLAALMHAPFPGADLPALVEKSGR; translated from the coding sequence ATCACCGCGCGGGCGATCCTTGGCGGTGCCGGCGTAGCAGCGACGACTGCTGCGTACGCTGCGCCACTCCTGTTGATCTCGATCGACGGTCTACGCCCTGGCGACGTATTGCAAGCCGACGCGCGGGGGCTGCACGTCCCGAACCTGCGGCGCTTCGTCGACCACGGCGCCTATGCGGCCGGCGTGGTCGGGGTCCTGCCGACGCTGACATATCCCAGCCACACCACGTTGATCACCGGCGTCGCGCCGCTGCGCCACGGTATCGTCAACAACCTGACCTTCGATCCGACCAACATAAATCAGGTCGGCTGGTACTGGTATTCGTCCGACATCCGGGTGCCGACCCTGTGGGACGCGGCGCACGCGGCGGGACGGGTTACGGCGAATGTCCATTGGCCGGTCAGCGTCGGCGCGGCCATCGACTATAACCTGCCGCAAATCTGGCGGACCGGCCATGCCGACGACCGCAAGCTGATGCGCGTCGTCGCGACGCCGGGCCTCGTCGTCGACCTCGAACGCCGCCTCGGGCCGTATACGCAGGGCATCGACGAAAGCGTCGAGGGCGACGTCGACCGGACGCGGTTCGCGCTGGCGCTGCTCGGCGAGCATCATCCCGGTTTCATGACTGTCTATCTCACCGGGCTCGACCATATCCAGCATCTGTTCGGCCCCGATACGCCGCAGGCGCATGCGGCCCTTGAGCGGATCGACGGGCTGGTCGGGGAACTGATGGCGGCGGCCCCCGGCGCCGACGTCGCCGTTGTGTCCGACCATGGCTTCACCGCGATCGATACCGACATCAACCTGTTTGGGGCGTTCATCCGCGCCGGTCTGATCACGCTCGACGGAACCAAGGTCAAGTCGTGGGAGGCGGTGCCATGGTTTGCCGGGGGCAGTGCGGCGATCGTCATGGCCCGACGCGACGATCCGGTCTTGCGCGCGAAGGTGGCTGGACTGCTGGCGGACCTGCGCGCCAACCCGGCGACACATATCGCAGCGGTGCTCGATCACGCCGAATTGGTCCGACGCGGAGCCGGTGACGCCGCCGACTGGATGGTCGAATTTGCGCCCGGCACCGAGATGGGCCGTGATCCCGCGGCAGCGCTCGTCGCACCGTCGACCTTGAAGGGGATGCACGGCTACGACCCCATGGTGCCGGCGATGCGCTCTACGTTTCTGCTGATGGGGCCCGACGTAAAGCTACGCGGCGATCTCGGCGTGATCGACATGCGGCAGATCGCACCGACGCTCGCGGCGCTGATGCACGCACCGTTTCCCGGG